The sequence below is a genomic window from Granulicatella elegans.
AAGTGCTAAGTAAGCATCTGGAACTGATGAAAATTCTTCTGCAAAATCAAAGCTAGTGCCTTCATATTTACCTTCTACAGATACACCTACTGCACATACTAGAGGTGCAATGCTGTCTCCATACATTTCTTCTAAAATATCTAAGTCATATTGACGTGTATAAGCATCATTTGAAACAAAGACAAATGCTAGAGAACGAGAATCTACGAATGATTTTGGACCGTGACGGAATCCCATAGAAGAATCATAGATTGTGGCAATTTTACCAGCTGTTAATTCTAGAATTTTTAATTGTACTTCACGTGCTAGACCTGCTAATGGGCCAGATCCAAGATAAATGACACGATCATAGTCTAAGTCTACAAATTGTTGTAAGACATGTTCACGTTCTAAAACACTTTCTCCCATTTGACGAATAGCTGTTACAAATGCAGCTTTTTCTTCAAGTGAGTGGCCTTCATCGAAAATTAATAAAGCTGTTAATGTCATACAAGTAAAGCTACCAGTCATTGCAAAACCAGCATCATTTGAACGAGCAGGCATCATTAATAATAAGTTACGGTCATCGCCAGGTGCTGCTAGAGCTAATTTTCCTTCTGGAGCACAAGTAATGGTAATTTGATAGAACTCTTTCACAATTTGTTGTCCTAATTGAACGCTTGCTAAACTTTCTGGAGAATTTCCGCTACGTGCAAATGAAACTAAAATAGTAGGGATTTCTGCTTTAAAATAATCTAATGGATTACTTACTAAATTAGTTGTTCCTACAGATTGGAATTCAAAACGATCTTCACGTCCATGACGTTTTAAATAAGGTAAAATTGTATCTCCTACATATTGAGATGTACCTGCACCGGTAAAAATAACACGATAGTGATTATGTGGTAATGACTCTAAGAATGCTTGAATTCGGTTTAAGTTTTCTGCATAATAGTCAAATGCTTCCTGCCATAATTCTGGTTGTTGGCGAATTTCACGAGTTGTGATTTCCGCTGTTAGTGCTTCTAGTTGTTCTTTTGAAAATTGAAACATTTCAAAACCTCCCATATTTGATTGTTTAATGTTTATTTCTATGATAACGAACTTTATAAAAGAATTGGTCACTTCTAGCAACGCTTAATGTAAATTCAATCACATGATTTTCGCTATTGACACTTGTTCTCTTTAAACGCAAGCAAGCAGCATGAATTGAACCGTCCAATATTGGAGCTTCATCTTTTGTTAAAATACTCGCTGAAAATTCTTCATCTGCATAAATGATTTTTTGTTGAAAATCATCAGAGAAAACTTCATATAAGGAACGATTTTGTAGTTGTTCTTGTGTGAGGTTAGGGAATAGTCTAGCGGGTAGGAAGGTTGTCTCTTTCATCATTGGAATACCATCTGCAAACCGAATACGTTTGAGTCGATAAATATATTCGCCCGTTTCAATTCCTAGTTGCTGAGCGATATAACTATCTGCTTTATAGTAGTGAAAAGCTGTAATGATAGTAGAAGGAGTTCTTCCTAATTCTTTCATTTGTTCTGTAAAACTGTAACCTTCTAGTAAATTTTGACGTTCTTTCCATTGACTAGAAATAAAAGTGCCTTTTCCATGGCGTTTGTAAATATAGCCTAATGTTTCTAATTCTTTTAATGCCGTACGGACAGTGGTTCTGCTAACTCCATACTCTTTACAGATTTCTCTTTCCGACAACATTTTTTGGTGAACCTGTCCATGTGTCGTAATATATTCGATTAAGTCAAAACTAAGCTTGGAATAAAGTGGCACTTGTTCAGTTTCTACCATATCATTTCCTCCTTTCCAAATCATGTAACGTCTACTGGTCATTACCAGTTAACTATATTGTAAGTTTATTAAGGACATAAGTCAAGAAGACACTGAAAAATAATTGTTGGTAACCATAGAATGAGGAAGGTGCTTTTAGATAAAGACTATAGCAAAAAACGATTAGTCGTTCGTATTTTTTTGAATAAGCTAAGAAAGTTGGAAACTTGACGAGCTTCCTAGAAAAAAAGTAAAATAAAGGGTACGAGAAGAGAGGGGGATTATTGTGGATAAAGTGTTCAATTATAAAAGTTGTTTCGATATTATCGGTCCCATTATGATTGGACCATCAAGTTCTCATACGGCAGGAGCGCTTGCGATTGGAAGATATGCCAGACAATTATTTGGAGGAACTCCTACAAGTGTTCAATGTATTTATTACGAATCATTTGCTCAGACTCATAAAGGACATGGAACGGACTTTGCGGTTATTAGTGGTGTTCTGGGATTTGAAACGGATGATGAACGTGTTCCACAAGCGGTGGAAATTGCTACGGAACAAGGCGTTTCCATTGAATTTATCGAAAGAGATGATCCAAGCCCAGTCGCTCATGCGAATACGGCGGATTTAACATTGATGTCTGCCACAAGACGAGTCCGTTTAATTGGGACTTCTATTGGTGGAGGAACTGTGGAAATCAAATATGTGGAAGTAGATGGATTCATCTCTAATCTTTCAGGACCACTACCGATTATTTTAGAAATTCTTCCAATTGAAGAAGCTTCAACAGTGGAACTTCTATTAGAAGAATTTAGTGTTTCGATTGGAAAACGAAAAGAATTGAAGGAAGGTTCATCTCGTTTTATTCGGTATGAATTGAATGGATTAATTTCCCCAACTCTTCAAGAAAAATTACAATTGATTCAACAAGAAAAAACAATCTATGTTTTTACATAAAATTAAGAAAGGAATTTCGTGATGTTTGTTAGCATACAGGAATTAGTCGCATTAGCAACTAGCCAAAATAAATCTATTTCTGAAGTCATGATTGAACAAGAAATGGAAACGACCCAACAAAGTCGAGAATTTATTTGGGCGAAGATGGATAAAAATCTTCAAACTATGAAAAATGCGGTAGAAAGAAGTGTACAGGGTCAGGGAGTATTCTCTCCAACAGGACTAACCGGTGGGGATGCTGTAAAAATGAAAAAATATCGCGAAAAGGGAAAAACTTTATCCGGAGATAACATTTTAGCAGGAGTGCAGTACGCTCTAGGAACGAATGAAGTGAATGCAGCAATGGGGATTGTGTGTGCAACTCCAACTGCGGGAGCAAGTGGGACATTACCAGGCGTTATATTCTCCATTGCAGATAGCATGGACTTAACTCA
It includes:
- a CDS encoding SIS domain-containing protein — its product is MFQFSKEQLEALTAEITTREIRQQPELWQEAFDYYAENLNRIQAFLESLPHNHYRVIFTGAGTSQYVGDTILPYLKRHGREDRFEFQSVGTTNLVSNPLDYFKAEIPTILVSFARSGNSPESLASVQLGQQIVKEFYQITITCAPEGKLALAAPGDDRNLLLMMPARSNDAGFAMTGSFTCMTLTALLIFDEGHSLEEKAAFVTAIRQMGESVLEREHVLQQFVDLDYDRVIYLGSGPLAGLAREVQLKILELTAGKIATIYDSSMGFRHGPKSFVDSRSLAFVFVSNDAYTRQYDLDILEEMYGDSIAPLVCAVGVSVEGKYEGTSFDFAEEFSSVPDAYLALPYAIFGQTIGLLSSVKVGNKPDTPSPSGTVNRVVKGVTIHPLNV
- a CDS encoding GntR family transcriptional regulator, producing MVETEQVPLYSKLSFDLIEYITTHGQVHQKMLSEREICKEYGVSRTTVRTALKELETLGYIYKRHGKGTFISSQWKERQNLLEGYSFTEQMKELGRTPSTIITAFHYYKADSYIAQQLGIETGEYIYRLKRIRFADGIPMMKETTFLPARLFPNLTQEQLQNRSLYEVFSDDFQQKIIYADEEFSASILTKDEAPILDGSIHAACLRLKRTSVNSENHVIEFTLSVARSDQFFYKVRYHRNKH
- a CDS encoding serine dehydratase beta chain, encoding MIGPSSSHTAGALAIGRYARQLFGGTPTSVQCIYYESFAQTHKGHGTDFAVISGVLGFETDDERVPQAVEIATEQGVSIEFIERDDPSPVAHANTADLTLMSATRRVRLIGTSIGGGTVEIKYVEVDGFISNLSGPLPIILEILPIEEASTVELLLEEFSVSIGKRKELKEGSSRFIRYELNGLISPTLQEKLQLIQQEKTIYVFT